Proteins encoded together in one Prunus dulcis chromosome 3, ALMONDv2, whole genome shotgun sequence window:
- the LOC117622927 gene encoding probable aquaporin NIP-type, producing MALETEESDGIEEEISKIEKGLVSTSHNPGTNTSDDFRSSAAPPSLPQKLIAELIGTYFVIFAGCGSVAVNKIYGNVTFPGVCVTWGLIVMAMIYSVGHISGAHFNPAVTITFAVLRRLSFREVPLYIVAQLLGSTMASGTIAVLLDITPKAYFGTVPVGSNGQSLVFEIIISFLLMFVISGASTDSRAIGDLAGVAVGMTILLNVFIAGPVSGASMNPARSLGPAIVKHVYKGLWVYIVGPITGCLAGGFAYNFIRSKPLAS from the exons ATGGCATTGGAGACAGAAGAATCTGATggaattgaagaagaaatttcAAAGATAGAAAAAGGTCTTGTAAGCACCTCTCATAACCCAGGAACCAATACAAGCGATGATTTTCGTTCATCAGCTGCACCCCCAAGCCTCCCTCAAAAG TTGATTGCAGAGTTGATTGGTACGTACTTTGTGATATTTGCTGGGTGTGGTTCGGTGGCTGTGAACAAAATATATGGGAACGTCACGTTTCCTGGCGTATGTGTAACATGGGGTCTCATTGTCATGGCCATGATATATTCAGTCGGCCATATTTCTGGGGCACACTTCAATCCGGCCGTCACCATCACCTTCGCCGTCCTTCGCCGGTTATCTTTCCGGGAg GTCCCATTATATATAGTAGCTCAACTATTGGGATCAACCATGGCTAGCGGCACAATTGCTGTACTTCTTGATATAACCCCAAAAGCTTACTTTGGAACTGTTCCAGTTGGATCTAACGGCCAGTCCTTGGTCTTTGAAATTATCATCTCCTTCCTCTTGATGTTTGTCATCTCTGGAGCTTCCACAGATAGTAGAGCG ATTGGTGATCTAGCTGGGGTTGCCGTTGGAATGACAATACTATTAAATGTCTTCATTGCTGG GCCAGTTTCAGGGGCTTCGATGAACCCGGCGAGGAGCTTAGGGCCAGCGATTGTGAAGCATGTGTACAAAGGGTTATGGGTGTATATAGTGGGACCAATAACTGGATGCCTTGCAGGAGGATTTGCATATAATTTCATCAGGTCCAAACCACTCGCCAGTTGA
- the LOC117623288 gene encoding U-box domain-containing protein 4, whose amino-acid sequence MDSRSSSDGLNSTPDSSSSPTSSPSSAVQRALQLIQSDDQDSKLQGAQEIRRLTKTSHRCRRQLSASVGPLVSMLRVRDSTESHESALLALLNLAVKDETNKIKIVEAGALEPIISFLESQSSNLQEYAAASLLTLSASAVNKPIIGSSGAIPLLVETLRHGSPQAKVDSVMALSNLSTHPSNLTIILEAKPIPSIVTLLKPCKKSSKTAEKCCALIESLVGFDEGRTALTSEEGGVLAVIEVLENGSLQSREHAVGALLTMCQSDRCRYREAILKDGVIPGLLELTVQGTPKSQTKAHTLLHLLRDSPYPRPELQADTLENIVCNIISQIDGDDQAGKAKKMLAEMVQVSMEQSLRHLQQRALVCTPTDLPISACTSEVSLK is encoded by the exons ATGGATTCCCGCTCTTCATCCGACGGGCTGAATTCAACTCCAGACTCATCGTCCTCCCCCACTTCCTCACCATCCTCAGCCGTCCAACGCGCTCTGCAACTTATACAATCCGACGACCAGGATTCCAAGCTCCAAGGCGCGCAGGAAATCCGCCGCCTCACCAAGACCTCGCACAGGTGTCGGCGCCAGCTGTCGGCCTCGGTGGGCCCGCTCGTGTCAATGCTCCGAGTCCGCGACTCGACCGAGTCTCACGAGTCCGCCCTCCTCGCTCTCCTCAATCTCGCCGTCAAGGATGAGAC GAATAAAATTAAGATTGTGGAAGCTGGTGCTTTAGAACCAATAATTTCTTTCCTTGAGTCACAAAGTTCCAACCTGCAGGAGTATGCAGCTGCATCTCTACTCACTCTATCGGCTTCTGCGGTCAACAAGCCAATCATAGGTTCTTCTGGTGCCATTCCTCTTCTGGTGGAAACCCTTAGACATGGAAGCCCACAAGCCAAAGTTGATTCAGTAATGGCTCTTTCCAATCTCTCAACACACCCAAGTAACCTAACCATCATTCTTGAAGCAAAACCAATCCCTTCTATAGTCACTTTATTAAAACCCTGCAAGAAATCTTCAAAGACGGCCGAAAAATGCTGTGCTCTGATAGAGTCTCTGGTGGGATTTGATGAGGGCAGAACTGCATTGACATCTGAAGAAGGTGGAGTGCTTGCAGTGATTGAGGTGCTCGAAAATGGATCGCTGCAAAGTCGGGAGCACGCGGTTGGTGCTCTGCTAACAATGTGCCAAAGTGACAGATGCAGATATAGAGAAGCAATTCTGAAAGATGGTGTGATCCCTGGACTTCTTGAGCTCACAGTTCAAGGAACACCAAAGTCTCAGACAAAAGCACACACGCTTTTGCACTTATTGAGGGACTCCCCATATCCAAGACCAGAGCTTCAAGCAGACACACTGGAGAACATTGTATGCAACATTATCTCCCAGATTGACGGTGATGATCAGGCCGGTAAGGCGAAGAAAATGCTGGCCGAGATGGTTCAAGTAAGCATGGAGCAGAGCCTGAGACATTTGCAGCAAAGGGCTCTGGTATGCACACCAACTGATCTGCCTATCAGTGCTTGCACCTCTGAAGTGTCTTTGAAATGA
- the LOC117621076 gene encoding protease Do-like 7 isoform X4, producing MQAASGTKGGSSGSPVVDWLGRAVALNAGSKSSSASAFFLPLERVVRALKFLQKGRDSFVNKWEAVSIPRGTLQVTFVHKGFDETRRLGLQSETEQLVRHASPLGETGMLVVENVVPGGPAYKCLEPGDVLVCMNGEVITQFLKLETLLDDSVNQKIEMQIERGGKPLTVDLVVQDLHSITPNYFLEVSGAVIHPLSYQQARNFRFHCGLVYVSEPGYMLFRAGVPRHAIIKKFAGEEISRLEDLISGLCKLSRGARVPLEYISYMDRHRRKSVLVTVDRHEWYAPPQIYTRDDCTGLWTAKPAFQPDAILLSSGINGLGGRGSQAGPLSSEVISVGHIHHDSHEELTDGVASMETSYEHASEGAHSRDEFDAGTKKRRVKENFSSDGSVVADCSFPETNEGNLEDPNTMENAVMGDFQAANVATANASLAERAIEPTLVMLEVHVPPSCMLDGVHSQHFFGTGVIIYHSQNMGLVAVDKNTVAISASDVMLSFAAFPIEIPGEVVFLHPVHNYALISYDPLALGAIGTSVVRAAELLPDPALRRGDSVYLVGLSRSLQATSRKSTVTNPCAALNIGSADCPRYRATNMEVIELDTDFGSTFSGVLTDEHGRVQAIWGSFSTQVYTVSLSKRKRTSKNKSSSSEDHQFVRGIPIYAISQVLEKIISGAQGPPLLINRVKRPMPLVRILEVELYPTLLSKARSFGLSDDWVQALVKKDPIRRQVLRVKGCLAGSKAENLLEQGDMVLAINKEPVTCFRDVENVCQALDKNENKDGKLDMTIFRQGREIDLLVGTDVRDGSGTTRVVNWCGCIVQDPHPAVRALGFLPEEGHGVYVARWCHGSPVHRYGLYALQWIVEVNGKQTPDLDAFVNVTKELEHGQFVRVRTVHLNGKPRVLTLKQDLHYWPTWELRFDPDSAMWYRKTIKALDYTGI from the exons GTGACTTTTGTCCATAAAGGATTTGATGAGACACGCCGACTTGGCCTTCAGAGTGAAACAGagcag TTAGTTCGTCATGCATCTCCCCTGGGTGAAACTGGGATGCTTGTTGTTGAGAATGTG GTACCTGGTGGTCCAGCTTACAAGTGTTTGGAGCCAGGTGATGTTCTCGTTTGCATGAATGGGGAA GTAATTACCCAATTCCTGAAACTGGAGACCTTACTTGATGACAGTGTTAATCAAAAGATTGAAATGCAAATTGAAAGGGGTGGCAAACCATTAACTGTAGATTTGGTG GTGCAGGATTTACACTCAATAACCCCTAATTACTTCTTAGAAGTAAGTGGTGCAGTGATACACCCTCTCTCCTACCAACAG GCTAGAAATTTTCGTTTCCATTGTGGCCTTGTGTATGTGTCAGAACCAGG ATATATGCTCTTTAGAGCTGGAGTTCCTCGCCATGCTATCATTAAGAAGTTTGCTGGTGAGGAAATATCACGACTTGAGGATCTAATTTCAGGTCTATGCAAGCTATCTCGGGGTGCTCGAGTGCCATTAGAGTATATAAGCTACATGGATCGTCATCGAAGGAAG TCAGTCCTGGTCACGGTTGATCGCCATGAATGGTATGCCCCTCCACAGATATACACACGCGATGATTGTACAGGCCTTTGGACTGCCAAGCCTGCTTTTCAACCTGATGCTATTCTGCTATCATCTGGTATCAATGGTCTCGGAGGTAGAGGAAGCCAAGCAGGTCCTCTAAGTAGTGAGGTCATTTCTGTGGGACACATACATCATGATAGCCACGAGGAATTGACTGATGGCGTCGCTAGTATGGAAACCAGTTATGAGCATGCTTCTGAAGGAGCACATTCCCGGGATGAATTTGATGCTGGAACAAAGAAGCGGCGAGTGAAGGAGAATTTTTCATCTGATGGAAGTGTTGTTGCTGACTGTTCTTTTCCCGAAACAAATGAAGGTAACCTGGAGGATCCAAATACCATGGAGAATGCTGTTATGGGAGATTTTCAAGCTGCAAATGTAGCAACTGCTAATGCTTCATTAGCTGAACGTGCTATAGAGCCGACTCTTGTTATGCTTGAG GTTCATGTACCACCATCTTGTATGCTTGATGGTGTACATTCACAACATTTTTTTGGGACTGGTGTAATTATTTATCATTCTCAAAACATGGGATTGGTTGCTGTTGACAAGAACACAGTTGCAATATCTGCCTCTGACGTGATGCTATCGTTCGCTGCTTTTCCAATTGAAATTCCAGGCGAG GTGGTTTTTCTCCACCCTGTTCACAATTATGCTCTCATTTCATATGATCCCTTGGCCCTGGGAGCTATTGGTACCTCTGTTGTTCGTGCTGCTGAACTACTTCCTG ATCCTGCGTTACGTCGTGGGGATTCTGTGTATCTTGTGGGGTTAAGTAGAAGCCTACAAGCAACATCTAGAAAGTCCACTGTGACCAACCCTTGTGCTGCATTAAATATTGGCTCCGCTGATTGTCCACGGTACAGAGCAACCAATATGGAAGTCATCGAGCTTGATACTG ATTTTGGTAGTACATTTTCTGGTGTGCTAACTGATGAGCATGGAAGGGTCCAAGCCATCTGGGGTAGCTTTTCAACTCAGGTTTATACTGTTTCCctcagcaaaagaaaaagaacaagtaaaaataaatCCAG TAGCTCTGAAGATCATCAATTTGTTAGAGGCATCCCAATTTATGCAATCAGCCAAGTCCTAGAAAAAATCATTTCTGGTGCTCAAGGCCCTCCTCTTCTCATAAATCGTGTCAAAAGGCCAATGCCTCTAGTAAGAATTTTGGAGGTCGAACTATATCCTACATTGCTTTCAAAAGCCCGAAGTTTTGGTCTGAGTGATGATTGGGTCCAA GCTCTTGTCAAGAAAGATCCAATTAGACGACAAGTTTTACGTGTCAAAGGATGTTTAGCTGGATCTAAAGCTGAAAATCTGTTAGAGCAGGGAGACATGGTTTTGGCGATCAATAAGGAGCCAGTTACATGCTTCCGTGATGTGGAAAATGTCTGCCAAGCATTagacaaaaatgaaaacaaagatggCAAGCTTGACATGACCATTTTTCGGCAG GGACGTGAAATTGATCTTCTTGTGGGAACTGATGTTAGGGATGGGAGTGGTACTACTCGTGTAGTAAATTGGTGTGGGTGTATTGTTCAGGATCCACATCCGGCAGTGCGTGCTCTTGGGTTTCTTCCAGAAGAAGGTCATGGCGTATATGTGGCAAG GTGGTGTCATGGTAGTCCAGTGCATAGGTATGGTCTATATGCTCTTCAGTGGATAGTTGAAGTCAATGGAAAACAGACTCCTGATTTAGATGCTTTTGTGAATGTAACAAAG GAATTAGAACATGGACAGTTTGTTCGTGTGAGGACAGTTCACCTTAACGGGAAGCCTAGAGTTCTAACATTGAAGCAGGACTTGCACTACTGGCCAACTTGGGAGCTGAGATTTGATCCTGATTCTGCTATGTGGTATCGAAAGACAATTAAGGCGCTAGATTATACTGGCATATAA